The DNA window TTGGCCGGACGGccacacaggcagcacaccaGCGCCGCGCGGCGCGTGGCGTCGTTCGACACGCGGCCGTACTGCAGAAAAGGCGTCGACGGGACCGTGCCAGACACGAAGCCCGAGGTCGGCTGTTGCTGTCCTTTCCTGACCGTCGGCTTCACCTCTTCCGGATAGTTCACAACCGTGCACTTGACATAGCGCTTGCGCTCCACGTGCACAAAAGGGGAAAAGGTGTCCGCCCGCGAgtcccttttctcctccttgTAGTTGACGTACTTCAGCTTGATTTCAGGCTCTTTGGGGGAGAACATGGAGGGTTGGCCTATGTTGAGTTGCTTGCGTTTCTTTTTGGCCTTGTGGGATTTCTTGGGGGCGGGGGAGCTTTTGCTCCGTGGGCTGGCCGCTGGTTGGCTTTTTTTCTTGTGAGATTTGGACGGGGGCAACGAGCTCATTGCACGGCGATCGTTTGCCGATTTACAGTTCGAAGTGCCACTCGGCCTTTTCCCCGATTTCTTGGTTGGGGTAGACGATGATGTGTTGTTTGTCATTTCATCAGATGTGCCCTTGAAAAGATATTTGGAacgactctgtgtgtgttcagaatcTGAGGTagatccttctttaaaacagcTGCTActatctcctccctcctccctttggACTGATGTCTGCAACAAACAAGTGCTCATCTCGGAAGTGCTAGTTTCTTGCTCGGAAGTACATACGTTCCCACGCATCTCAGGGTCATTACTAGCATTTACAACATCCCTATCAGTGGTAATGGCCTTACTCTCAGCCACCGCCACTTTCGAGCAGTTGGATTTCTTAGTCGAGCGACTGGCTCTGAATCTGAATGGGTGGATGTTTTGAACGATGGCCTCCAACCTTATACCCCTGCCAGTCCGAGGAGGAAGTATTTTCCGCTCCGGTTGTCCCTCCTTTGCTGGTGTGCTGCCATTTGACTGCTGCTTGGCTGTCGACTCAGCCTTGTCCATCACACCTGATGCTTTATCTTCGGGCAAATCGTGACATTGCTCCGACGGTGCCAGTTCTGTGTTTAGACCATTATCTGTCAGTGGTTGGCTGCTCAATTCTGATATGTTTTCAGTGTTTGAATTACCCGGTAAACATTCAGTCTTGCCAGTGCAAGTCGATTCAACAGGCAGAGGACTACAAACTTCACCCACTTCACTGTGTTTTGTAACCAAGTCTTCTGGAAAATTCTCCCCGGTTGGAGAGCTTGCCGTCTGCGGCAGCACGAAAACATCCTCTATCTCATCCTGTGGCGTGGCAGGGGGCGATACTGGATCCTCTAGAGGACTGATATATTCCCTATTGAGAGAGCTGCAAAAGTTTCTAGTAGTCCCCATGTCATGTACTCCAAGTGGCTGTTCAGTCCTGGAAATCAAAAAGAGCACCTCAGAGTCCCTCTTCCCCTGCGCTTCAGTTGGGGTCGTGAAGAGATCGCCCGAAGCAGTCTCACCACCACACGCTCCAGTGTCCCACAAGGCGCAGTCCCCGTTCTGCAAACAGCCGTTCTCTTCCTGCGAGAGCTTGCAAACAATGGGGGCACCTTGTTGGAGCGGCGTCAGGATTTCcacagcggcggcggcgtcccCAGAGTCTTGCATGCCATTGAGGTCCACGGCATGTTTGAGGAAACAAACCCCGGTGGCGACGTTCTGCATCACCTGAGCAGGCAGGACGAATTCAAAGGACTCGTGCGGCGCCACTCCGACCGGCGTGGCAACTGGTTGAAGACAGTGGGGGTCCATCTCCACGCAGAGCGGCGCCCCTTCTGCCTCGGACATCAACGGGAGGGCCTCGTAGCCCGATGCATGCTGGGAGAGTTTCTTGCTGAGGGACGACACGTCGTAGAGAGGGCAATGCGCtgtgaggggggtggaggagaagacGTGAGACCGGCTGACGTAAGAGAGGGTGACGGTGGTGTTGGAGAAGGCGTTGTCAGGTTGGATCTGATCGCCAGGCACTGGAGAGAGGTCACAGGCGTTCTCGGGGAACGTTACCGCTTCGCTAGTCCCTGCCCCCACAAACCAGCCTGGGGGTTGAACCACATGTAGGGCCTCCACCGCACTAGCTTTTCGCAGGCAATCCTCACCCTTTTTGCTCAAATCAAAAGCAATGGGCAAGGCGCAGGAAGAAGAGAGGTCTTGAGGTTGTAGCCCATCCCCACTGCTGTCTGGTTGGTCCATTATCACCTGCAGAACAGAGTAAACAGTAAACACCATGACAATCACCGTGGCGCGTGCCAAAACTTTACTAAAGTTATCATAACTTCAAAGTATCTAAGTCTAAGTACTTTCATCAATCTCTACAGCACTAaccaaagatagatagatagtagacagatagatagcaAATTCATCAGTGCCCACCATGACAATCACCGTGGCGCGTGCCAAAACTAGTTACTAAAGTTATCATACCTTCATTTAGACAGAAAATGTTAAACAGTGGACAATCATACCAAACTACAGTTATCTACTGGGAAAGTTTGGCCGAATAAGTTCACATCAAATGAGCAACTACTACTTCGGTTGTCCTGGCGTTCGAGTGCTTGACAGACTTCCGAACTGTCAAAATAACAGTTTAACGTTACCAGTTGAAGTTAGCTTCGGACAAAAGTAGCTAACTAATGCTACCAAGCCACCCTACCGCTCACTTGGCGAATAAATCGAGTAGTGAACTTAACATTAACTATTTAAGCATGGACGCAGACTTTTGCCTTCTTTTCATCCCATGAAGTCAGCAAACACTGACTATTGATGTAAGTTCTGACTAGCCAGCAGTAGCCAATTGCTAACGAGCGTTAGCATACATCTGTTGAGATATGATAGGATATCTATCTAATAGCTGCCGTTAAGACAGGCAGGCGAGGAAGTCACCTACAGTAATACATTTAAAGCACTTGTTTATGTTTCTTTTTCAGCACTAGTTGTCCCTCACTCTACATTAAACTCATATGCTAATGAGTCCATAATAGCCTCTAGTCATGTAAACAAATGTTGGAAGCATTACTTTATTTCCTCGTGTCTCACAACATTAGGGTTAGCCAACTAGCGATAGatggctaacgttaacgttactgtCTACGCCAGCTAACATTAGCTCGCTAACTTGTACAGTGTGAGCTATCTTGCAAACTAGGACCGCTAACATTTGCTGACTTAGACAGCTACAGTTGGTCATAAAAGCAAAGGCTTCACATTGCTATGACAATGACACTTCAATATCAAGTTAGTCTGTCATAACAATACGCGCGGTCTAGCTTTAATTGTGTTAGGAGGATGACATCAGCAATCATAATTTTGGCTGGTGAGGTTTCATGTATTTCTGGCTAGGCCCTGCGTAGGTTAaacaaaagacagcaatgcGTTGCCAAAGATGGCTAGCCTTAGCTAGTAACTTACCAAAATTGAATCTAGAATGGAGATCAATTAGTTGATTTCATAAGACCAGTCTGACCACGCCGTATGGGACCCCATCTTATGTCCCGCCAGACACACAGGGGGGCAGGGGACAATGTCCTGAAGTTTGCGTAAAGAAACAGATGAAAGGTctccacacttttttttttctgaaatccGAACGTGCTGCACTCCAAGAACGGCTCTGTCAGCTGGTAGCATCACTgaggcattatgggaaatgtcaGACTGTTTTTTAATGTCCATATCCACTTTATGAAGTGAGATTAATTTTTcaaatagtaaataaaacaacGGGGGATTGGCATGCTATTTAGTTGCCGTTTACACAACTTTTGTTTCCTTTAACTTTTCCCTTTCAACGTCTATAGacggtttatttatttaatgttcTTAACAAACAATAGCATGGCCAATATTTAAACTATTTCATCTGACAGGCTCTGATATAGGCCTATCTCTGtgaacatgtagcctaatgccaATATTATATAATCATACCTTGTGAACAATACTGAAAATAGTCAACCAGTGCTTGAGGAACTGGTAGCCTATaaccattatttttttttattagtggCAGGCCTATGTTCAAAATAGGCCATACAAATTCTGATAACGGCGATCATCATACAAAGGCTAAGCAGTATACTATGTGGGTTTGTGGGATGGCAGCGCCGATCTTTCCAGATCATAGGCCTACTATGTTGTTTGGAATAATAACATCCTATCACCAAACACTCGTTTTTGAATAATAAAACTATCAAGCTGATTTGGAAGGCTACTGGATCTGCCTCATTACCATCAGGAATTGCTGAAAATATGCGCCCATGAGAACATTTTATCTTTAGTCAGGGAAATGTAAAAACCATTGAGCAATATTTAAATACATTGTATTAGAATTGAACTTATTTAGATGTCAAATATGGCTTAACAAGGCTTAACAAGTTTAAAATCTAGGCTACGTTTATCACTTCAGGTCAAAGCAAGAATGTCTGTGGTATAGCCTACAACAAAGTGCCTACAGGCCTACATGGATCTGACACATGGGGAAATGTGCATTGCATTGAACATGTAAATTGATGTGACCTTACATTGTTTGCCTTCTGTAAACATGTGGTAGCCTATTGCTTTTTTTGTTGGGTTAATTTTCCTTGGTTGTGTCAAGCAATGAACGATTCACATCTTACCTGTGACAGGCACAAGACAGCTAAATTCTCGTGTTTAGGACCCCCCTGAATGCTATTATAAGGATACCTTTTCTGTCTTTGAGGAATTTGTGCAAGGCAGCTGAAGTAAATAGATTTATCTTGTAAATCATGtctgaaataaatgttttagaactaaaaaaaaaaaaaaaagttatttaatCTGTTATTTGATTATTGCAATGCAGTGGAGAAGGAGTTGATAATTAGCAGTAAGCCTATATATGCTAGTAGTTGAGTCAATGTTAATAAACACCGCCtaatcagaggtggaaaactccagcttcagagagtaaagtccgatggttctacctgtgcacttactgTAGCCGTAGCTTACTGTAGCtggaatcagctggtttaatgAATGGTtgacacagatatgtggtaggacttttactttctgaaactggattttCCCACCTCTGAACGGTATGCTAGTAGTAATTGAGTTTGATAATGAACACAGTCTAATATCTAATGTTGGGATGAgacagtgtagcctacaaagaGAAAGTGGCATACTGTAGTTTGTGGTGGTTGTTGTAGGCAAACATTTCAGATATCCAATTGTTAGAGTGAATGTGAAACTATGCGCTTACATGGCTCTGAGTGAAAAGTAGTGATGGTATGCTGATAATCTGAAGTTTTATATGCATATAGGTCGATTGTTTGCGTATCAAAATTGAGGGGGACAATTGTGGTCTTCGAAACATGGGGGGTCAAATCCCCAATATCCCCCACACCTCCTGTGCCCCTGCCAAGAATATTTCATAGCCTACTTCAAACAGAGCGACTCGTTTTCTTCCCACCCAGCTATTGAACCTGCTCTGCTCAGAACTGGATTTGTTTTCTAATTTTGATAAGCGTTACAATTTCTTGTCTTATCCTACCATTATTTACATCATCTGGAGAAGTATAGCATAAGTCATTAATGTGTGCGGAAGGCTGGCCTTGGCTTGGCTTGACTAATCTTGATGGGTTGATCCTTTCGTCTGCCCATTCTTCATTCAAGAGGTAAAAAGTTGTCTTAACATACAATGGGTCAATATTTGTTCACATTGATAAAAACATTATACATATTCTTTCCAGCTCATTATAACAAGTGTCATGCCTTGGAAAAACACAGAGAATTAAAAGGCAGGGTGCAAAAATATTTATTGCTAATAAACCTGTTGTCAGTTGGTGAATATTTGCTGTATATTTACAATAACAGAGGACAGAGGAATGGAAatgtgagacaaaaaaaaaaaaaactctttttgacatttaaataaatataaaggGTCTGCCACTGAACAACACTGCAAACATAATCAACTTTGAAGGGGGAAACTAAAAAATAACTCCCAGTCAGAGTAGACCAACATCATTATAGAGATAAAAATGACATACATATATTGCATATACATATATCCATCCCCAACCTAAACCTTACAGGTGTATTTAGTTGATACCATCAATAGTTCCTTTCGAGTGGTCAGATAGCTCACAAAGATTAATATGGAATATTATGCTACTAAGCAAGTTTCAACTGTTCTCTTAAATGATACAGccatttctccccctctctagaGCAGCGCAGCATGGCAAACTCTGTACATTATGAGGGGCGTTGAGGGCATCTTCATTATGTGCATACTGACAGCACCTAGGATATAGTGCGAACACAGGCCTGGCAACATGATTGTAGTCTAATGTTGgttccacatccacatccacatcattcactcattcattcattcgtgcGGTGTGTTGTTGATCCAGTACACATTTACGTATTCCTTTGACTATTCACACATAACTAAGAGGTTAAAACAGTAGCTTACACAAacatatttagtgtgtgtgtgacagatgcttaattaaaaaaaaaaaaaaaacagtatttaCATTAAGACATGGCaatggagataaaaaaaaaatgtcacagtAACAGAAGTGCATGAAATGCATACTCTATAGACATAAAATTCAAACATCATACCACGTTATAATATAGGACTCGTTGTGACCAGTGTGTTTCTAAATGGTTAATTACTGGGCTAAAATATAGTGTGCGGGggaagtgggtgagtgagtggggaGTGAAGGAGTGTATTGGGGAGGCAGCGTCTTATCATGCAGCATGGGAGGGGGTCGATGCGTCAATGTCAGAACTCCTTGGTGTCCTTGTTATCAAACAAGTGGAGCCTCTGCTCAGCAGTCAGTCCCTCCTTCAGACTCTGGGgtagaaagagaaggaagagagagagggagggagagagagagtgagcgagagagagagagagagagagacagacagacagagatagggGTACAGTGAGTAAAAAGATAAATTAACGACTGCAATGACTGTCGGAGTTTGTTCATTCAGGTTAGCGTGCAAGACGGCAATGAAGAAATCCTGAGGTGTTGCTTCCATGTGAGATGCTGAGGCAGGCAATGGAGATGCATGACGGCCCTGGATCTCAAATGGTGCTTCTTGCAAAAGTTAATTTTACTAACCAAGGTGCACTAATACCATGAATCACTTTAaaacagcaggagacagtaGTAGTCTAGAACTATATAGAGACCGTGTACATAATCATGTCTAGTTAGTGATATAAATCAAcagctatgtttgtgtgtatttgatatGATCTGATATACATAACATAGACGTCATGGTGTCACAGAAGTGGTTGTAGCTAAACTGGTAAGTCTTAACACCATAGAAACACCACTGATGACCACTGTATTCAAAACGACTTAGTGCCACCAGGGGCAGCTTCAGGGGATGCTTATTCAGTGCCTCTTGCACCAGGCAAGTGGTGAACCACTGGTCACTGCCCAGTCAGTACCAACATACACTTGACTAACTTGACAACATGACAGTCAGACAACAAAAACATCAGCTTTTAAATCTTtggtctgttttgtgtgtgtggtgttgatgtCGGCTAATTCAGCTACCACATTACATTTGCAGTTTTCTGAATGCAAAGCACAAATTTTATGTGAACAAATGTAGACTTCCATTTAGTGTTGTTCACCAATGCAGCTTTTACCCCAAATCCGAGCACCACAGATGAAACATGACAccaaattgtaaaaaaaaggcAAAGTTGTAAAAGAAGTTTTCATTTCCTAGTTCTCATTTCATCTCAAATTGCAATTCATAGAATTGAAAAAAGGTCAAATGAAAACTTGGTTAAAACATCTGCAACACATTAGTGATGGTTAAATAATCAGTCATTTCAAAGGATTAATTTATGGACTAGAGTGAGTGCAGCCATCTTCTGTTCATCCAGACAATGAAAGCTTAAGTGTACAGGACACTTGGGTTGGGTTGGTTTTTGGCAAGGCAAACTGGAAAAGATCCTCATGTTTTATTGTCATGCCAAGCAGAGAATTATGATGGGACTAAGAAACAATTAGTGAAAGGCCATGACTAATCCTTTGAAGTGTACCATGGGAtgcataaaaataaaacaaacagccAAGAACCCCCCCGCGCCCCCCGCCTCCACCCCACCAATTCACACTTCGCCATCGGGTGGAAGACAGGAGGGTGTATAGGGTGGTGGTGGCCAACAACAAGGGTCTGTTCCCGAGGGATTTACCTAAAGGAGGAAGTCACTAGGTCCTCAAGCAGCCCTTAGCTGTCCCAGGGCATGTCACGACTCACAGACTGAGGAtagagggagtgggaggagagatggagaaataaTGCAAAcacgcccatacacacacacgcacaaaacacacacatacacacacacacacacacacaaaacaccccaCATGGTACATTATAATGGGGTGAACGTGGGGGCAAAAATAGACCTAGACTGCATTGCAATGACCAAGCTCTTACAAGGAAGAGAATATAGATATTTGCTGCATTGAATCTGACTTTTTCCTTcaacttatttttttatttttttttaactgaataCATGTCCAATCATCAAGCCTCGAAACACAGTTGTGAGTCTGTAATTAAAAATGTAAGAACTTTGTACTAAAGGAAGATAAGATTACAGACCACACGATCCCTCCACTATGAAACGCAAACTAACACCAAAGGAGCCATACAGATATtggccacaaggtggcagtgtTGTCCTACTGAAACACCACCTCTGTCTGCTCAACGCTTCAACACCCACACGATTACATGAAAACAAACAGCCAAGCAATCTAATGAACTGACAGCTATGATCAGGACAGTGCGACATGAAGCGTGGCATTGACCCAGCGCTGACCTAGCGGTGACCTTGCAACTCACCTTTGACCTCATAGTGCGCTCAGAGCGTTTGGCTGCCGCCGCTGCCATTTTGAGGATGTCAGGATTGCTTTTGGACTTCATGATATCTGAAAAAAACAGTTGAGTGTACATATATAGTCATTATAACATTAAGTAAGACATTGTTATATGTAAATCACAAAACATCTTCATCCTAGACAGTTAAGCCAGAGATAAAAGGCGTTGAGAGAGAGATTACCCGCTACGACACCAAAAGCCCAGCTGCAAGTCAGAGCCTGATTAAGAGCTAACTTATTGCCTTGCCACAGACTGAAACCAACCCTCACCAGCCATGACTGGTGACGAGCATTATATAATCACATATGACTGAGCGAAACCTTCAAAATGTGAAACGTGAAGCTGGGACAAGATATCACCATGATAGCTCTCTTAGTCAATGACCGTGACTGAACAGGTCACGGTTCAGTTTAAGTTGGCCCTCTAGTCCACAGTGTACAGCACAGCTTGTTGCATGCAAGAAGAGGATGTCTGTGGAGGTCAGCTGGAGGTCGTACCGTAGCCGCTGCGTTCCACATCCTCGGGCGTGGGCTCGCCGAGAGCCTCGTGGGCCAGCTGGAGCTGCTCCCGCAGCCGGCCCAGGTCCCGCTCCGCCTTGGCCCGCACGATGCTCAGCTCCGTGTAGATGTCCTTGTACTTATCTGTGGCGTATTTCTTGTCCtaaaaaaacaaccacacatCTCTTCAGGTGTTCACACAGCTATTTGAATTGATTTCAAACGTGTCAGATAGACACACATGTGCCATCGATAATCTTAACCTAAACTCGCTCTCTTGTGtaaaaaataaaccaaaacTATATCAACCTCTCAAGCAGAATCCTTAATCTAGTCGATCTACTCACTCTTTGGGCAGCCTGGAGCTCATCTTTTAGAGAATTAATTTCCTGCTTCAGGTACTGAACCTCGGACTCCTTGACCCTCAACATGACCTGTGGATTTCAAAGCAAAAGGAATTAAAGATGTAACGGGTAATGAGAAGAGGGAAATGAAGAGCTTGCATTCTCAcagagaataaataaaaaagaaaaagaaaaagaaaaaaatgctcCACGTACCTCTAACTCGTACAGCTCCTTCCCCTGAATCACTGTGCACGTCTCTCCACCCTCTTCACTTGTCATGGACCGCATTTTTGTGATCTCGGCAGCAAGACGATTATTTAGTTCCTTGAAGAAAGGGAAAGTGATATTGTATTGTCAGATTTAGATGGCATATGAAGTCCATAACCTTTGCATATAGGCAAGAAATGAGGGCATGGTACTGCCTTATTAGGTTCCCATGAGTGTGACTATCGACTTAAGCATCGCGTCCCCCCAAAATCTAAACACATCATTCGCTTTTAACATGCTGTCCCGTCCCACGATTAGGGCTCATTTCAAAGCAGCGTTGTGAAACTTAACTCTACTGAAAAGAATGACAAACAACCAGTGTGACCTtaattgtgtttctgtgtgctctgtggcacgcgtggtgtgtggtggggcgTGGCAGGTGTGTGCGCcgcgtgtggtgtggtgtggtgtggtgtggtgtaggcACCTGGTTGTGCGCGTTGAGCTCCTGGTTTTCCCTCTGGCACTGCCGGAGGGCCTGCCGCTCGGCCTCCAAGGCCTGGGCCAGGTGAGCGTTCTCCAGGCACTTCTGGGAGTACTGCTCCGACAGCACCTCGATCTCCCGCTGGAAGGACAAAAGCTCCTCCCTGAAACAAAaaacgggggaaaaaaaaagttggGTTAGTTCAGCGAGTGAGAGGCGGAAATGTCAGGCGTGCACCcctaaaaaggagagagagaacacaacgGATCCTTCTTCCAAAAGGATTTTGTGTACCCAACGCTCGCTTCGAAATCTGCAGAGGAGGGCCGTGTCTAGACAGAGCGGTGGCCAAGatggtgt is part of the Sardina pilchardus chromosome 22, fSarPil1.1, whole genome shotgun sequence genome and encodes:
- the si:dkey-94l16.4 gene encoding transcription factor 20, with translation MDQPDSSGDGLQPQDLSSSCALPIAFDLSKKGEDCLRKASAVEALHVVQPPGWFVGAGTSEAVTFPENACDLSPVPGDQIQPDNAFSNTTVTLSYVSRSHVFSSTPLTAHCPLYDVSSLSKKLSQHASGYEALPLMSEAEGAPLCVEMDPHCLQPVATPVGVAPHESFEFVLPAQVMQNVATGVCFLKHAVDLNGMQDSGDAAAAVEILTPLQQGAPIVCKLSQEENGCLQNGDCALWDTGACGGETASGDLFTTPTEAQGKRDSEVLFLISRTEQPLGVHDMGTTRNFCSSLNREYISPLEDPVSPPATPQDEIEDVFVLPQTASSPTGENFPEDLVTKHSEVGEVCSPLPVESTCTGKTECLPGNSNTENISELSSQPLTDNGLNTELAPSEQCHDLPEDKASGVMDKAESTAKQQSNGSTPAKEGQPERKILPPRTGRGIRLEAIVQNIHPFRFRASRSTKKSNCSKVAVAESKAITTDRDVVNASNDPEMRGNVCTSEQETSTSEMSTCLLQTSVQREEGGDSSSCFKEGSTSDSEHTQSRSKYLFKGTSDEMTNNTSSSTPTKKSGKRPSGTSNCKSANDRRAMSSLPPSKSHKKKSQPAASPRSKSSPAPKKSHKAKKKRKQLNIGQPSMFSPKEPEIKLKYVNYKEEKRDSRADTFSPFVHVERKRYVKCTVVNYPEEVKPTVRKGQQQPTSGFVSGTVPSTPFLQYGRVSNDATRRAALVCCLCGRPANSLDLGDLHGPYYANGSKAETRPSASVAGLKAEEEEEEEEDLSDSDSSFGAKARKCASAVPGSWARRARQRRPLDAALGGPYQRWTSDSELSHSPAAKKSRLDGGAAESWYTPPVVPLDSNEYWLHEDCGIWSAGVFLVKGRLYGLEKAVKMAQETMCSMCHSVGATLGCFFRECPNKYHYICAVQSDCVLNEENFSMKCTKHKNKSIKGSTNRKNTR